The segment GGCAAGCTGGCCAGCGCCGCTGGCCGGCAACGCCAGCGCCTGTTGTACCCAGGCCACCGGATAGGTCAGCACCAGGGTCGCCCTGACCTCGCCATCGGCCACCACCGGTTGCACGAAATTCACATGGGCCAGGGGGCGACCAAGCAGGTGTGCTTCTGGCGACGGCGCTTCACCGGTCCGCTCGGCGGAGCGGAGCATGTCCAGCAACGCGAAGCCGATGGGCGGCTCGGCGCCGGGATCGGCCTGATTCCAGCCCCTGGGCAATAGCACCAGACGCATGGCACCGGGGAACTGCGCCTGCAGTCCGGATTCGGCCAGCCAGTCCATGTTTCCGGCTGCAGCCGCTGCGACCAGTTCCGGCCGGGTGGCAAGCAGTTCCAGTTGCGCGCGCTCCCGGGACATTGCCGCGCCAAGTTGTCTCGCGGCCATACCGGCCCCGGTCACCGCCTCGCGTTGCTGTGCCGCCGTGCGCTCCTGGTCCGCCGCGCCCTGGGCGAACCAGACCGCAGCCAGCAATATGGCTGCCGCAACGACGAAAAGCACAACACCCAGCAGGGATATGGCCGTCTCCCCGCCTTGCCGCTTGTCCATAGCTCCTGACACAGGCCCTTGCCTCATCGTTGTTCTCGCCTCGCCATGGATCCCTAGCGCCGACCGGAATGCCCGAAGCCGCCCTCGCCTCGACCAGTGGGTGTGAAACTGTCCACGCGCTTGAATTCCGGCCTCACGACGGGCACGAACACCAGCTGCGCCAATCGCTCGCCAGGCTCCATGGTGAACGTGGTCTCTCCACGATTCCAGCAGGAAACCATCAATTGCCCCTGGTAGTCGGAGTCGATCAGGCCAACCAGGTTACCCAGGACGATGCCATGCTTGTGACCCAGGCCGGACCGGGGAAGGATCACCGCCGCCAATCCGGGGTCACCGATGTGGATGGCCATGCCAGTGGGAATGAGTTCGGTAGTGCCGGGTGCCAGGCTCAGGGGCTCATCAAGACAGGCGCGCAGGTCAATGCCCGCGGAGCCGTCGGTTGCATAATCCGGCAGCGGAAAGCTGGACCCCAGGCGTTCATCGAGGATGCGCACCTCGACTATCTGCGTCACGATGCTGCTCCTTCTGGTTTATCATCTTGCAGGCACTGCGCGATCTGCGTGATCAATTCGGCGGCGAGGGCGGACTTCGGCCCGGGTCCGAGTTGCCGGTGCCCGCCATCCCAGATCAGCTCCAGCTGATTGTCGTCCGTATCGAACCCCAGGCCGGGCCCCACCCGATTGGCCGCAATCAGATCCAGCCCCTTGCGGCGGCGCTTGTCCGAAGCATGCTCAAGTACACGGTCGGTTTCGGCAGCGAAACCGACGGTAAAGGGCCTGTCCTCGGCACGGGCTGCCACTGCGGCCAGAATATCCGGGTTGGGGACCAGATGCAGTTTCAGATCAGCACCGCTGCGCTTGATCTTGCCGGCAACCGCCTCTGCGGGGCGGTAATCGGCGACAGCGGCACAACCGATGAATACATCCTGGCCGGCAACGTGCCGCTGCACCTCGGCGTACATCTGCTCAGCGGTTTCAACATCGATCCGATGCACGCCCGCAGGCGTCGGCAGAGCGCACGGCCCCGCCACCAGTGTGACCTCGGCACCGGCTGCCGCAGCCACCGCGGCCAGGGCAAAACCCATCTTCCCGGAACTCCGATTGGTGATGTAGCGGACCGGATCCAGCGGCTCCCGGGTCGGGCCCGCAGTCAGCAGCACCCGCCGCCCCGCCAACACGGGTTCGGCGAAAACTCCGGCCAGCCGGGTCACCAGCTCCAGTGGCTCCAGCATCCGCCCGGCACCGACCTCGCCGCAGGCCTGATCGCCCTGCCCCGGACCAAACAGATGTACTCCGCGGGTCGACAGGGCAGCGGCGTTCTCCCGGGTAGCGGGATGCGCCCACATCACCCGGTTCATGGCCGGCGCGAGGGCGACCGGTGCCTCGGTGGCCAGGTAGACCGTCGACAGCAGGTCGCCCGCCAGGCCGTGGCGGAACCGGGCCATGACATCGGCGCTTGCCGGTGCAACCAGCAGCACGTCGGCCCAGCGGGCCAGCTCGATGTGCCCCATGGCTGCTTCTGCATCGGGGTCCAGCAGGCTGGAGTGCACCGGCTCGCCGGATACCGCCTGGAATGTCAGCGGGCGGACGAATTCCTCAGCGGCGGCAGTCATGATCACGCGGACATGGGCACCGGCATCACGCAGGCGTCGCACCAGGTCAGCGCTCTTGTAGGCGGCTATGCCACCACTGACACCGAGCAACACGTTCTTGTCGATCAGGCTGGACATAGAAACCATCGCCGCCGGGAGAACTGCGGCCAAGTGTAAGGGATGACAGCGCGAATGGGTAACGGACCCATTCAGCCCATGAGGCTGTCCTCCCAGGGAACCGACGCCGCCAGCCGCTCCCGCAGGCCAGCGTCGGTCAGCTGATCCAGCTCCGCCTGGGCATCGATCCGCGTGTCGGAGGCCAGCAATGCCTTGCGCACACCTGCACCGGCCGCCACGAAGAGCAGTACCTGCATGCCGTAGGATTCACGGCCGAGGGTCACCGACCACTCGCGGCCGTCCGCATCAATGATGGCGCGCAACGAAAACTCCTTAAATGAGACCCCGCTCGGCAAAGGATACCGGCTCGCCATCCCCGATGACCATGTGATCCAGCACCCGGATATCCACCAGCGCCAGGGCTTCCTGCAGTCGACGGGTGATCTGGCGGTCGGCGCCGCTGGGTTCGGCGACGCCGGATGGATGGTTGTGGGCAATGATCACTGCGGCGGCGTTGCAGGCAAGGGCGCGCTTGACGACTTCACGGGGGTAGACGCTGGCGGCATCGATAGTGCCGCGAAACAGCTCCTCGAAATGCAGCACCCGGTGCCTGTTGTCCAGGAACAGGCAGGCGAACACTTCATGGGGCAGATGGCGAAGCTTCGAGGCAAGGAAGCGGCGCGTCAGCGCCGGGGATGTCAGGGCATCGCCGCGCTGCAGTTCGTGAGCCAGATGACGGCGGGACATCTCCATTACCGCCTGCAATTGCGCGTACTTCGCGTCCCCCAGGCCAGGCCCCTGACAGAATGCATCGCGGTCCGCCTCGAGCAGGGGGCGCAGGCCACCAAAGCGGGCGAGCAGATTGCGAGCCAGATCCACGGCGCTGCTGCCCGCAACGCCGGTACGCAGGAAAATCGCCAGCAGTTCGGCGTCTGACAACGCCTGGGGGCCCTGACTCAGCAGCCGCTCGCGCGGCCGCTCGGCCGCTGGCCAGTCGGTGATGGACATCGCTGTTCCCTCCCTGGAACACGAACCCGGACGATGGATGGAGCCGATCCGGTCAGGCCATTGCCGCCCGCAGTTTGTTCATGGCGTTCTTCTCGAGCTGACGGACCCGCTCGGCGGATACATTGTAATGGTCCGCAAGCTCCTGCAGCGTGGTCTTTTCTTCCGCCAGCCAGCGCCGCTGCACGATATCGCGGCTGCGTTCGTCAAGCGAATCCAGAGCGGTCTGCAGAGCAGCGGACTGGTGCTCTTCCCAATCGCCCCGCTCAAGCTGCTCGGCCGGATCCAGGCGCTGGTCTTGCAGGTATGCAGCCGGTGATCGCGGCGCGCTGTCGTCATCGTCGGCATCCGGCTGCGGATCGAACGCGACGTCGTGCCCGCTGAGCCGGGATTCCATTTCCAGCACGGTTTCCGGCTTGACGCCAAGATCCCGGGCCACGGTGTTCACTTCGTCCCGGGACAGCCAGCCGAGGCGCTTTTTCGAACTGCGCAGATTGAAAAAGAGCTTGCGCTGCGCCTTGGTGGTGGCGACCTTGACGATGCGCCAGTTGCGGAGGATGTATTCATGGATCTCGGCACGAATCCAATGCACGGCAAAGGAGACCAGGCGCACCTTGACCGACGGATCGAAACGCTTCACTGCCTTCATCAGGCCGATGTTGCCTTCCTGGATCAGGTCAGACAGCGGCAGCCCATACCCGGAGTAGCCCCGGGCCACATGCACGACAAATCGCAGATGCGACAGTACAAGGTGGCGGGCGGCATCCAGATCCTGATGCTCCCGATACGAAATGGCCAGCGCCTGCTCGTCTTCGACGCTGAGCACGGGGATCTGATTCACGGCGCTGATGTACGCGTCCTCGCTGCCGGCGCGTAGCGGCAGATGGGCAGGATTCACCCGGGTCAAGGCGGTTCCCATGTCGTTGGACTCCCCGATTAAACTGATTGGCCTATTTTAGCACTCACGCACTTAGAGTGCTAAGCCCCCGGGTGGTTCCTTTCTGGCAAGGTACGGGCGTTATCGTGGTTCGATGGCAGCCAGGTGCCGGGCGACGGCCATCCAGGAGCCAATCAGGCCAAGGGCGGTTCCACCAAGTAGCACCGCGAGGCCACCCTGGAAACCCAGGCCATGCAACAGTGGGCCGGTCTGGTAAAGGGTTGCAAGCCGGTCTGCCGGGCCTTGCAGCAGCAGCCGGCCACCCTCTACCAGGATCACGGCAAGCAGCCCACCTGCCAGACCATACCAGACCCCTTCGTAGAGAAACGGCCGGCGTATGAACGCGTTGGTGGCCCCGATAAGCTTGGTGATAATGATTTCCTCGCGCCGGTTCTCGATGGCCAGCCGAACGGTGTTACCGACGATGAGAACAACGCTGATGGCCAGCAACAGGGAGATCAGCCACACCCCCCGGCGCATCAGTTGCATGATGGCATCGAGCCGCTGCACCCACTGCAGATCGAGCCGCGCCTGCTCCACTGGTCCAAGCATCTCCAACTCAGTGGTGAGAGTCTGCAAATCAGCAGCGTCGAGCCCGGTGGTCGGCTCCAGCACCAGCATGGCGGGCAACGGGTTTTCGTCGAGCAGGTCCAGCGCGTCGCCCATACCGGAGAGCTGGCGGAACTCAGCCAGGGCGTCGTCGGGAGGCACAAACTCCACGCCCACCACCCCTTCCCAGTCTCTCAGGCTATCGGCCAGCTCGTTCGCCTCGGCATCGCCGACATCGCCGTGCAGGAACATGGAGATCCTGGCGGCGCCCTCCCAACTCCCGGTGAGTGACTCCATGTTCTGCAAGGCAAGCAGAAAGCCGGTGGGCAGGGCAACGGAGATGCCGATGACCAGGACCGTCATCGCACTGCCGAGCCGGTGACGGTACAACCGCCCCATGGAGCCGATGGCAGCCCGCAGGTGATCCTCCACCCACTGCACCAGACGCTGCTTCACGCCGCCCCCCCAGGCCGCAGGTCATCGATCAGCGCACCGCGCTCAAGCACCAGGCAGCGATGGCGCATGCGCTGAATCAGGCCCAGATCATGACTGGCGATGAGGATGGTGACGCCCACCCGGTTGAACTGCTCGAACAGCGTCATGATGTCGGCGGACAACTCCGGGTCGAGATTACCCGTCGGCTCATCAGCGAGCAGAATTGGCGGGCGTGTGACCACCGCGCGGGCAATGCCCACCCGCTGCTGCTCGCCGCCGGACAGGGTCACGGGATAGGCTTTCTCGCGGTTGAGCAGGCCCACCTTGTCGAGTGCGGCACGCACGCGACGGGGAATATCCCGCTGGGCAACCCCATTGATGATCAGTGGCAGGGCGACATTATCGTAGATCGTACGATCCAGCAGCAGGCGGTGGTCCTGGAAGATCATGCCGATACGACGGCGCAGGAACGGAATCCGCCGCTTGCCAAGACGGGACAGGTCCACACCATGGACATTGATGCTGCCGCCGCTGGGCCGCTCCAGCACCGGAATCAGCTTGAGCAGGGTGCTCTTACCCGCGCCGGAGTGGCCGGTCAGAAAGACCAGCTCACCGCGCTCCACATGAAAATCGAGCCCGCGTAGCGCGTCGTGGCCACCTGGGTAGCGCTTGCTGACGGCCTTGAAACGAATCATGAATAGCGCGAAATCCCGTCACGTTCCGAGCGCCGCAAATCCATCACTCGCCGACGGCCTGCTGCCCCAGGGCATCACCCAGCAGGGCATCAACAAACTCTTCGGCGTTGAACGGGCGCAGATCCTCGGCGCTCTCACCGACACCGATGTAGCGGATCGGCAAGCCGAGTTGCTGGGCAATTGCGAAGATCACGCCGCCCTTGGCAGTACCGTCCAGTTTGGTGAGCACCAGCCCGGTGACGCCCACGGCTTCATGGAAATGGCTGGCCTGGGAAAGCGCGTTCTGCCCGGTGCCGGCGTCGAGGACCAACAGGGTCTCATGGGGCGCGCTGTCGTCGATCTTGCCCAGAACCCGCTTCACCTTGCGCAGCTCATCCATCAGGTTGTGCTGGGTGTGCAGGCGACCGGCGGTATCGGCGATCAGCACGTCGGCACCCCGGGCCCGGGCAGCCTGAAGCGCGTCGAAGATCACCGAGGCGGAATCTGCGCCGGTATGCTGCGCGATCACCGGCAAGCCGACCCGCTGCCCCCAATGCTGGAGCTGCTCGACTGCAGCGGCGCGGAAAGTGTCGCCGGCGGCGAGTAGCACAGCGCGTCCCTCGCCTTTCCAGCGGCTTGCCAGCTTGCCAATGGTGGTGGTCTTGCCCACCCCGTTCACACCCACCGTCAGCACCACGAATGGTGCCGGATCACGCTCAGGCACCAGCGCCGCCTGGCAAGGGGCGAGGATGGCGAGCATGTCTTCCCGCAGGCCCTGCATCAGCGCCTGGAGATCGTTGAGTTCGCGCCGGCGCATGCGGGCAACGGTGCTATCGATAATGCGTGAGGTGGCCTCGACGCCAACGTCCGCCATCAGCAGCCGGGTTTCCAGCTCTTCCAGCAGTTCATCGTCGATGGTCTTGCGACCAAGAAAGGCCGTCGCCAGGCCCTCGGTCAACCCGCTGCGGGTGCGGCCCAGCCGATCCCGCAGCCGCGCCACGAGCCCGGGACGCTTGTCCTGCTCCGCGTTTTCGTCTTTACCGCCGCGTTTTCTGAAACCTAGCATCGCCCACGTTGTCACTGTGGCTGTGAAGTTCGCGTATCGTATCACCCTCCCGAGCCACGCTGTAGAACGTCGGGCGGGCCGCAGACGACAACCATCAACCGCCTGAATCGAGAGCGAGGACCCATGAGAATTCTCCCAGCATCGCTGTGCGCCGCCGCAATCGGCCTTGCGCTGACTGTCGCCCCGGCGCAGGCCATGCCCACCGTCCACGAGTATGAGCTGGACAACGGCATGCGCATTCTGGTGCGGCCCGATCAGCGGGCTGATGTGGTCATCAGCCAACTCTGGTTTCCGGTGGGCTCCAGTCATGAACGTCAGAGCATGACCGGCATCTCCCACGCACTTGAGCACATGATGTTCAAGGGGACGGAGAACCGGGAAACCGGAGAATTCTCCCGCACGATTTCCCGCGAGGGTGGCCGCCTCAACGCCTTTACCGGACGTGACTACACCGCCTATCACGAGCAATTGCAGGCGGACCGGCTGGAAATCGCCCTGGAACTGGAAGCCGACCGACTGGCCAATATCATCTTCGACGAGGAAGAGTTCGCCAACGAGTTGGAGGTGGTCCGCGAGGAGCGCCGACAGGTGGTGGATTCGAACCCTGTGCGCGTGGCGCTGGAACGTTTCCATGCCCTGGCCTGGCATACCCACCCCTATCGCAACCCCATCATTGGCTGGCCCAGCGATCTCGACGTCATGACCCTGGATGACATCCGCGACTGGTACGAACGCTGGTATGGCGTCAACAACGCCACCCTGGTGGTGGTGGGGAATGTTGATCCGGACCAGGTCCGGGATCTGGCCGAGCGGCACTTTGGTCCGCTGGAGCCCCGCGAGGCGCCGGAGGTGCGCGAGTTGCAGGAGGTGGAGCCGCTGGGCGAACGCCGCGCGGTGGTCCGTCAACCCCGGGCCACCCCCTACATGGTCATGGGATGGCCGGTGCCGTCACTGTCCACCGCCGAGGATGAATCGGAAAGCTATGCCCTGAGCCTGCTGTCGCGGATTCTCGATGGCGGTCGCAGCGCCAGGTTTGCGGAGAATGTCATCCGCGGCACTGACATCGCCGCCAGTGCCGGCTCCTCCTACAACGCCATCACCCGGCTCGACACCATGTTCTACGTGGACGGCCGGCCGACACCGGACAGCGACCTGGATCAGCTTGAGGAGACCCTGCGCGCTGAAGTGCAACGCGTGATCGACGAGGGCGTGACCAGCGCCGAGCTCGACCGGGCAAGAATCCAGGCCCGGGCGGACTACCTGTACCGGCTGGACTCGCTGTTCGCCCAGGGTATGGAGATCGGAACGCTGGAGACCACGGGCATCGGCTGGCGAGCCATGGAGACCTTCGATGATGCGCTGGACAGTGTCGCCGTGGAGGACATCCAGGCAGTCGCGGAGCGCTACTTCCGGGATGACCGCATCACCGTGGTTCACCTGCTCCCGGACAATGGTGCAGCGCCCTCCCGCCCTGCGGAGACACCGGACCCCGCCGCCGAACCGCAACCCCACTCTCATTGATCGAGGCGCCGACCATGCTCAGGAACCGACTGCAAAGCCTGTTCACCAGCCTCGTGCTGATCACCGTTGCAATCCTGCCGGCGGCGGCCACGGCCGGCGGGCCGGCCATTCAGAACTGGACCACGGATCAGGGGCTTGATGTCTATTTCGTGCGCAGCGATGCACTCCCCATGGTGGACATCTCACTGACTTTCGACGCCGGTAGTGCCCGGGACGGCGATCTGCCCGGCCTGGCCAGCATGACCAGCAGCCTGCTGGCCGAGGGCGCCGGTGGCCGCGACGCTGGCGATATCGCCCGATCCTTCGAGGATCGAGGCGCACGATTCTCCAGCGGTAGCGGCCGTGACAGTGCCGATGTGAGCCTGCGCAGCCTGAACGCACCGGACACCCTCAGCCGATCCGTGGATGTGCTCGCCAAGGTGATCAGCCGACCCGACTTTCCCGAGGACGCTATCGAACGGCAGCGGCGGCGGATGATGGTCGCCCTCAACAATGCCGAGCGTGATCCAGGGTCCATTGCCAGCCGGGCGCTCTGGTCGGCACTGTACGACGATCACCCCTACGCGAATCCGCCAGGAGGCACGGCTGAATCCCTGCAGGCCATTAATCGGGGCGCGCTGGTGGACTTTCATCGGCGCCATTACACCAGCAGCAACGCGGTACTGACCATGGTGGGCGATCTCAGCCGCGCCGAGGCCGAACAGATTGCCCTGCACCTGGCCGAGTCGCTGCCGGTCGGAGAACCACTGGAGCCCCTGCCCGACGCCCCGAGCACCCCGGAAGCCCGGACTATTCGCATTGAAGCACCGTCCAGCCAGACAGTGATCGTGAAGGGACAGATCGGCTACGCACGGGGCGACGATGACCACTTCGACCTGTTCGTGGGCAACCATATACTCGGCGGTAGCGGCCTGGTGTCGCGTCTTGGCGTGGCAATGCGAGAGGAGCGTGGCCTGTCCTACGGTGTTTCCAGCCGCTTTCAGCCCATGGTGGCTGCCGGGCCATTCCTGGTCAGCACCCAGGTCCGCACCGATCGCACCGACGAAGCCCTGGAAGTCATTCGCGACCACCTGCGTGGAATTCGCGACGAGGGCCCCTCGGACGATGAAGTCAGCGACGCCGCCCGGAACATCACGGGCAGCTTCCCGCTTAACCTGGATAGCAACAGCAAGATCGCCGGGTATGTCTCGAGTATCGCCTTCCACGGTCTGCCACTGGATTATCTGGAGATCTTCCCGAGACGGATCGACCAGGTAACCACCGAATCCGTCCACGCGGCCCTGCGTGACCGGCTCGACCCGGAGAACATGATCACGGTCATGGTCGGACCCGATGCAGAGGACGACGACAACTGAGCGGTCGGCGGCCACCCGGACAACTGCGCATCATCGGCGGCCGCTGGCGGGGCCGCCGCCTGCCGGTGGCTGCCCTGCCCGGTTTGCGACCCACCGGTGACCGCATCCGGGAAACGCTGTTCAATTGGCTGCAACCGCATCTGGCCGGCAGCAGTTGCCTGGACCTATTTGCCGGTAGCGGCGCCATTGGTCTGGAGGCTGCGTCGCGGGGTGCCGGCGAGGTGATCCTGGTGGAGCAGGCAGGTGCGGGTGCCCGGGCACTGCAGGACGCGGTCAGGCGCCTGGATGCACAGGATCATGTCCAGGTGGTCAACTCCGATGCCATCGCCTATCTGCAATTGCAGCAGCGCCACTTCGACATCATTTTTCTTGACCCCCCTTTCGACAGCCCGTTACTGGAAACGGCCCTCTCGGTCATCGCCGAACGGGATCTGCTCCGGCCCGGGGGGCTTGCCTACCTGGAGACGCCCCGGCAGGCGCAGCCACCGGAGTTGCCATCGGGCTGGGCCCTGGCCCGGGACCGCCAGGCCGGTCAGGTTCGTTTCATGCTGGCGACCAACGCCGGGGCATGAACACCTTTGATCCGAGTCGGGCATAGTGGTTTGATGTACTCTTTCGTGGAGATCAAACACAGAAAGAGCTGGCGACACCAAACGGCATGAATATCAGGGCGATCTATCCGGGCACCTTCGACCCGATCACCAATGGGCACATCGACCTGGTGGAGCGCGGGTCGCGGCTTTTCCATGACCTGGTCGTCAGTATCGCCGCCTTCCCCAGCCCCTCAAAGCGGCCCGCGTTCTCCGTTCAGGAGCGACTCGACATGGCCAGCATCGCGCTAGCCCACCTGCCGAACGTGCGCGTGATGTCCTTTGATACGCTGCTTGCAGATTTCGTGCGCGAGCAGGAGGCACAGGTCATCGTCCGCGGCCTGCGGGCAGTCTCCGACTTCGAATACGAGTTTCAGCTCGCCAGCATGAACAGGCAGCTGGTTCCTGAAGTGGAGACATTGTTTCTCACTCCGGCCGAGCAGTACGCCTTCATTTCATCCAGCCTGGTCCGGGAAGTGGCTGCACTGGGGGGCAACGTCAAGAAATTTGTGCACCCCGCTGTGGCGAAGGCACTGGAAGAGCGTGTGCGGCGTTAAGGAAGCGCTGGTTGAGTC is part of the Natronocella acetinitrilica genome and harbors:
- the dut gene encoding dUTP diphosphatase, which translates into the protein MTQIVEVRILDERLGSSFPLPDYATDGSAGIDLRACLDEPLSLAPGTTELIPTGMAIHIGDPGLAAVILPRSGLGHKHGIVLGNLVGLIDSDYQGQLMVSCWNRGETTFTMEPGERLAQLVFVPVVRPEFKRVDSFTPTGRGEGGFGHSGRR
- the coaBC gene encoding bifunctional phosphopantothenoylcysteine decarboxylase/phosphopantothenate--cysteine ligase CoaBC; translation: MSSLIDKNVLLGVSGGIAAYKSADLVRRLRDAGAHVRVIMTAAAEEFVRPLTFQAVSGEPVHSSLLDPDAEAAMGHIELARWADVLLVAPASADVMARFRHGLAGDLLSTVYLATEAPVALAPAMNRVMWAHPATRENAAALSTRGVHLFGPGQGDQACGEVGAGRMLEPLELVTRLAGVFAEPVLAGRRVLLTAGPTREPLDPVRYITNRSSGKMGFALAAVAAAAGAEVTLVAGPCALPTPAGVHRIDVETAEQMYAEVQRHVAGQDVFIGCAAVADYRPAEAVAGKIKRSGADLKLHLVPNPDILAAVAARAEDRPFTVGFAAETDRVLEHASDKRRRKGLDLIAANRVGPGLGFDTDDNQLELIWDGGHRQLGPGPKSALAAELITQIAQCLQDDKPEGAAS
- the radC gene encoding RadC family protein is translated as MSITDWPAAERPRERLLSQGPQALSDAELLAIFLRTGVAGSSAVDLARNLLARFGGLRPLLEADRDAFCQGPGLGDAKYAQLQAVMEMSRRHLAHELQRGDALTSPALTRRFLASKLRHLPHEVFACLFLDNRHRVLHFEELFRGTIDAASVYPREVVKRALACNAAAVIIAHNHPSGVAEPSGADRQITRRLQEALALVDIRVLDHMVIGDGEPVSFAERGLI
- the rpoH gene encoding RNA polymerase sigma factor RpoH — protein: MGTALTRVNPAHLPLRAGSEDAYISAVNQIPVLSVEDEQALAISYREHQDLDAARHLVLSHLRFVVHVARGYSGYGLPLSDLIQEGNIGLMKAVKRFDPSVKVRLVSFAVHWIRAEIHEYILRNWRIVKVATTKAQRKLFFNLRSSKKRLGWLSRDEVNTVARDLGVKPETVLEMESRLSGHDVAFDPQPDADDDDSAPRSPAAYLQDQRLDPAEQLERGDWEEHQSAALQTALDSLDERSRDIVQRRWLAEEKTTLQELADHYNVSAERVRQLEKNAMNKLRAAMA
- the ftsX gene encoding permease-like cell division protein FtsX — its product is MKQRLVQWVEDHLRAAIGSMGRLYRHRLGSAMTVLVIGISVALPTGFLLALQNMESLTGSWEGAARISMFLHGDVGDAEANELADSLRDWEGVVGVEFVPPDDALAEFRQLSGMGDALDLLDENPLPAMLVLEPTTGLDAADLQTLTTELEMLGPVEQARLDLQWVQRLDAIMQLMRRGVWLISLLLAISVVLIVGNTVRLAIENRREEIIITKLIGATNAFIRRPFLYEGVWYGLAGGLLAVILVEGGRLLLQGPADRLATLYQTGPLLHGLGFQGGLAVLLGGTALGLIGSWMAVARHLAAIEPR
- the ftsE gene encoding cell division ATP-binding protein FtsE, yielding MIRFKAVSKRYPGGHDALRGLDFHVERGELVFLTGHSGAGKSTLLKLIPVLERPSGGSINVHGVDLSRLGKRRIPFLRRRIGMIFQDHRLLLDRTIYDNVALPLIINGVAQRDIPRRVRAALDKVGLLNREKAYPVTLSGGEQQRVGIARAVVTRPPILLADEPTGNLDPELSADIMTLFEQFNRVGVTILIASHDLGLIQRMRHRCLVLERGALIDDLRPGGAA
- the ftsY gene encoding signal recognition particle-docking protein FtsY, which produces MLGFRKRGGKDENAEQDKRPGLVARLRDRLGRTRSGLTEGLATAFLGRKTIDDELLEELETRLLMADVGVEATSRIIDSTVARMRRRELNDLQALMQGLREDMLAILAPCQAALVPERDPAPFVVLTVGVNGVGKTTTIGKLASRWKGEGRAVLLAAGDTFRAAAVEQLQHWGQRVGLPVIAQHTGADSASVIFDALQAARARGADVLIADTAGRLHTQHNLMDELRKVKRVLGKIDDSAPHETLLVLDAGTGQNALSQASHFHEAVGVTGLVLTKLDGTAKGGVIFAIAQQLGLPIRYIGVGESAEDLRPFNAEEFVDALLGDALGQQAVGE
- a CDS encoding M16 family metallopeptidase translates to MRILPASLCAAAIGLALTVAPAQAMPTVHEYELDNGMRILVRPDQRADVVISQLWFPVGSSHERQSMTGISHALEHMMFKGTENRETGEFSRTISREGGRLNAFTGRDYTAYHEQLQADRLEIALELEADRLANIIFDEEEFANELEVVREERRQVVDSNPVRVALERFHALAWHTHPYRNPIIGWPSDLDVMTLDDIRDWYERWYGVNNATLVVVGNVDPDQVRDLAERHFGPLEPREAPEVRELQEVEPLGERRAVVRQPRATPYMVMGWPVPSLSTAEDESESYALSLLSRILDGGRSARFAENVIRGTDIAASAGSSYNAITRLDTMFYVDGRPTPDSDLDQLEETLRAEVQRVIDEGVTSAELDRARIQARADYLYRLDSLFAQGMEIGTLETTGIGWRAMETFDDALDSVAVEDIQAVAERYFRDDRITVVHLLPDNGAAPSRPAETPDPAAEPQPHSH
- a CDS encoding M16 family metallopeptidase, with the protein product MLRNRLQSLFTSLVLITVAILPAAATAGGPAIQNWTTDQGLDVYFVRSDALPMVDISLTFDAGSARDGDLPGLASMTSSLLAEGAGGRDAGDIARSFEDRGARFSSGSGRDSADVSLRSLNAPDTLSRSVDVLAKVISRPDFPEDAIERQRRRMMVALNNAERDPGSIASRALWSALYDDHPYANPPGGTAESLQAINRGALVDFHRRHYTSSNAVLTMVGDLSRAEAEQIALHLAESLPVGEPLEPLPDAPSTPEARTIRIEAPSSQTVIVKGQIGYARGDDDHFDLFVGNHILGGSGLVSRLGVAMREERGLSYGVSSRFQPMVAAGPFLVSTQVRTDRTDEALEVIRDHLRGIRDEGPSDDEVSDAARNITGSFPLNLDSNSKIAGYVSSIAFHGLPLDYLEIFPRRIDQVTTESVHAALRDRLDPENMITVMVGPDAEDDDN
- the rsmD gene encoding 16S rRNA (guanine(966)-N(2))-methyltransferase RsmD codes for the protein MRIIGGRWRGRRLPVAALPGLRPTGDRIRETLFNWLQPHLAGSSCLDLFAGSGAIGLEAASRGAGEVILVEQAGAGARALQDAVRRLDAQDHVQVVNSDAIAYLQLQQRHFDIIFLDPPFDSPLLETALSVIAERDLLRPGGLAYLETPRQAQPPELPSGWALARDRQAGQVRFMLATNAGA
- the coaD gene encoding pantetheine-phosphate adenylyltransferase, with amino-acid sequence MNIRAIYPGTFDPITNGHIDLVERGSRLFHDLVVSIAAFPSPSKRPAFSVQERLDMASIALAHLPNVRVMSFDTLLADFVREQEAQVIVRGLRAVSDFEYEFQLASMNRQLVPEVETLFLTPAEQYAFISSSLVREVAALGGNVKKFVHPAVAKALEERVRR